AGTTGCGAAGGATCCACTCCCTGGTGGTGTGGATGTATTTGCCGGTGGAGAGGTCCATCACCGTGTCCGCCCCCCAGTGGATGGCCCAGATCATCTTCTCCACCTCTTCGGCCACCGAGGAGGCCAAAGCCGAATTGCCGATGTTGGCGTTGACCTTCACCAGGAAGTTGCGGCCGATGATCATGGGCTCCAGCTCAGGGTGGTTGATGTTGGCGGGGATGATGGCCCGGCCACGGGCCACCTCCTGTCGCACGAACTCCGGGTCTACCCCCTCCCTTATGGCCACAAACTCCATCTCCGGGGTGACGATGCCACGACGGGCGTAATGCATCTGCGTCACCGCCCGCCCCGCCTTGGCCCGCAGGGGCCGGCGTCGCTGAGGCAGGCCGAAACGGCGCTCCTCTCCCGGTCGCAGACCATCGTCCCGAGGGTCCAGAGACCTGCCCTCATACTCCTCCACATCCCCCCGCTCTAGGATCCAGGCCAGACGAATGGGAGGCAGTCCCCGTGCCAGGTCCTTCTCCACGTCCGGGTCGGAGTAGGGGCCGCTGGTGTCGTAAAGGCGCAGCGGGGGGTTCTCCTCCTCGCCCCTCGCTGTCTTGGTGGGCGACAGAAGCACCTCACGGAAGGGCACGCGTATATCAGGGCGCGAGCCTACCACGTACACCTTGCGGCTGTTGGGAAACGCCGGGGGAATGGGGGCCCTTATGGTCTCCAATGCCTGTGCCACCTTTGCCTCACCTCCAAAGGCCGATGCCTTAGCCGGGGGACCTGACTTTTGCAGGGGGAGGGGACGGCGGTACCAAGAGGGCTTCAGCTTGGCCTGCCGTGCCCTTCCCTCCGCTGGCATTACCCAGGTCAGGTTCCGACGGTCGCCCCGCTACGGTCGGGGCCTCTCAGCCCGGCCGGCCCGGGCAGAGCCCAGGCACCCGAGCTCCCGATCGGGCCTGTCCACCGGCAGGCTCTACCGTCAGCTTATACCCCTGCCCAAGGGATGTCAACTCGCCCTTTCCGGGGGAGCCCGCCACCAGGCCCAGAAGTGGTGCAAAGGCCGCCGCCCCCGACCCACGGGGAAGGCATGGGCCAGGGCCTGGGCCACGAAATCCTTGGCCTGGCGCACAGCCTCCAGGGGCTCCATCCCCCGCGCCAGGAAGGCAGCGATGGCCGTGGCGAAGGTACAGCCGGTGCCATGGGCCGCCACCCCCTGCAGCCGGGGGGCCGAGAGCTCCAGATAGGCTTGGCCGTCATAGACAAGGTCCACTGCCAACGGCCCCTCGCCATGCCCACCTTTCACGACCACCAGTTTTGGCCCAAGGGACCGGATCTCCTTGGCTGCCAACCGCATGTCAGACGGATCCCCCAGGGGGTGACCCACCAGCCTCTCCGCCTCCGGCAGGTTAGGGGTGACCACTGTGGCCAGGGGGAGGAGGAGACGCCTCAGGGCCTCTATCCCGTCATCCGTGAGGAGAGGGAAGCCATCGTGGGAGGAGATAACGGGATCCACCACCAGGTGGGGGAGGGAGTGTTCCCGCACCTTGGCAGCCACCACCTCCACTGTCTCCGCCGTGGCCAGCATGCCCGTCTTGACAGATGCCAAGGCCATGTCACGAGCAATGGCGTCCAATTGAGCAGCCACCAAGGCAGCGGGCAGGGGAAATACTTCCCTGACCCCCGCGGTATCTTGAACGGTGACGGCCGTGACCACCGTGGCCGCATAGACTTGCAGCGCGGCACAGGTCTTGAGGTCGGCCTGGATACCTGCCCCCCCACTGGGGTCGGAGCCAGCGATGCTCAATACGCATGGGGTGCGGTCCATCCCCCAGCACCGTATCCCTATCCGAGGGTCAGGTCAAGCCAGAGCTGACGTCAGGACGGGCGCCTAATATAATGAGGGAGCAGCCTGAGGACGACCATGCGCGCTCACATCAAGGTGCAGACACGCGGCAGGGAATCCTTGGAGGACATCACCTCCGAGGTGAGGGAGGTGGTGCGAAGAAGCGGCATCGTTCAGGGCCTTTGCTACCTCTTCGTGCCTCACACCACCGCCGGCATCATCATTAACGAGAACGCCGACCCTTCGGTATGTCAGGACATCCTAGAGCGTCTGGCGGCCTTGGTGCCCCGCAACGGCCGCTACCATCACCTGGAGGGCAACGCCGACGCCCACATCAAGAGCAGCCTAGTAGGGCAGGGGGCCTGGGTCCCTGTGGAGGGAGCCGACCTGGCCCTGGGCCGCTGGCAGGGCATCTTCTTGGCCGAGTTCGATGGACCACGGGAGAGGACCGTCATCGTCACCTTGATACCCACCCCGGGAGGAGCGCCATGACCTTGCCTCAGGAGCAAGAGGCACGGGTGGAGGAGGCCGCCCACATCATCCTCCGATCACGGCACGTGGTAGCCCTGGTGGGGGCAGGCCTCTCCGTGGAGTCAGGAATCCCCCCTTTCCGGGGCCCAGGAGGCCT
The Dehalococcoidia bacterium DNA segment above includes these coding regions:
- a CDS encoding secondary thiamine-phosphate synthase enzyme YjbQ, which encodes MRAHIKVQTRGRESLEDITSEVREVVRRSGIVQGLCYLFVPHTTAGIIINENADPSVCQDILERLAALVPRNGRYHHLEGNADAHIKSSLVGQGAWVPVEGADLALGRWQGIFLAEFDGPRERTVIVTLIPTPGGAP
- the thiD gene encoding bifunctional hydroxymethylpyrimidine kinase/phosphomethylpyrimidine kinase — its product is MDRTPCVLSIAGSDPSGGAGIQADLKTCAALQVYAATVVTAVTVQDTAGVREVFPLPAALVAAQLDAIARDMALASVKTGMLATAETVEVVAAKVREHSLPHLVVDPVISSHDGFPLLTDDGIEALRRLLLPLATVVTPNLPEAERLVGHPLGDPSDMRLAAKEIRSLGPKLVVVKGGHGEGPLAVDLVYDGQAYLELSAPRLQGVAAHGTGCTFATAIAAFLARGMEPLEAVRQAKDFVAQALAHAFPVGRGRRPLHHFWAWWRAPPERAS